The region TTTGAGCTTGCCCCAGTTCTGGGGGCCGTTTTCACCCTCATACGCCCAATGGGGCCCGTCACCATGGGTGTTACCCCCAGCCGGTTCCGCGGCACCGTTACCAGGTGTCTCATGGCCCGTCAGGGCGGCCGCCTTGGCCTGGATGTATTCCCGACTGGCTTTGGGGTTCACTGTGACGGCATGTGCCGCCGGACGGCGGGCCACAGCAACCGGCACGGCGGCATGTACGGTGGCGGGTGCCATGTTTTCTGTGGCGGGAGCGTCATGGGACTCCACTGCGGGGGCCTTGGCAGAGAGGGCGTGTGACGTGGCCGATTTGCTGGTGGCGGGTTTGACTTCGGGCTTGTCCTGGATGATTAGCGTCAGTTTTTTTCGGTCGATCAGCTTGTCCCGAAGTGCTGCCTTGATGTCTACCGCCAATTCCTTGTTGTCCGGGGCAGAAGCCGCTTCTGCCGGGGTTGACGTTGATAAGGCTTTTTTGGTGGAGTGTGCAGGTGCCACCTCATGGGCGGCGGGTTCTGCTGCGTGACTGAGCGGCAGCACCAGCGCAGCTAAAAGCAACCCGGTCATGTCGCAGGCCAGCCAGAATCTCCTGAGGCTGGTGATCGAGCGGGCCTCAACGTAGCGGATGAGTGGCTTGGCAATGTGTTGTGGCATGGTTTTCATGGTTGGCATGGGTCAGATGCTGACCTTGTCATGGGTTTTGTAAGCCTTTATCGGCATATGTCGGGCATGGCTTGAATCTGTGGCGGGTGAGGCAGGGCGCTATAGTGCCATTTTGTTTCCAACCCGAGTCTGCCTTGAGTATCCAAACCGACGACTTTGCCCCGGCACCACCCAAGCGCGTGGTGTCCAACACGCCCGCATCTCCCAATGAAGAAGCGATTGAGCGTGCCTTGCGCCCCAAGCTGCTCGACGAATACGTGGGCCAGGCCAAAGCCCGTGAGCAGCTGGAGATTTTTATCAGCGCCGCCAAGATGCGGGACGAGGCGCTGGACCACG is a window of Rhodoferax lithotrophicus DNA encoding:
- a CDS encoding carbonic anhydrase, which gives rise to MPTMKTMPQHIAKPLIRYVEARSITSLRRFWLACDMTGLLLAALVLPLSHAAEPAAHEVAPAHSTKKALSTSTPAEAASAPDNKELAVDIKAALRDKLIDRKKLTLIIQDKPEVKPATSKSATSHALSAKAPAVESHDAPATENMAPATVHAAVPVAVARRPAAHAVTVNPKASREYIQAKAAALTGHETPGNGAAEPAGGNTHGDGPHWAYEGENGPQNWGKLKPEFNVCAIGKRQSPINIEESITLKGPAEPLQFNYAASSGTVVNNGHTIQVDLYGDNTLTVRGSVYKLVQFHFHTPSEEQVNYRNYAMVAHLVHKNNEGQLAVVAVLLDPGEANPLINKVWTYMPLDLNDRVRMPGGIIDMNELLPKDQRYYQFMGSLTTPPCTEGVLWMVLKTPTQISREQLRLFQQLFPNNARPVQPIHGRPVRDAQ